The Caldibacillus debilis DSM 16016 genome includes a window with the following:
- a CDS encoding carbohydrate ABC transporter permease, producing the protein MEPAKDLQLKKRTPPILGKRKKRLSADQWLAVLFISPSVVCIAVFVYGFIGWTGYVSLSNWNTIVPDFSFAGLENYRFLFQDFRFQADLRNTLFFSVFFIGLVIVMGLGLGILLDQKMVRGESLFRNLFFFPMALSFVVTGVVWQWILNPSTGINLFLKPFGIQPKWYTDTTIYAGFPWGKIEFGVPAAIIAVVIAAVWQMTGFALAMYLAGLRGIPDELRDAARIDGCSEFQLYRKVIIPLLKPITVSVMIMMAHISLKIFDLIYAMTGPGANFVTDVPGVFMFETTFRGNYYANGAAIAIIMLLTVAVFIVPYLRHSRGREQ; encoded by the coding sequence ATGGAACCTGCCAAAGATTTGCAATTGAAAAAGCGGACGCCGCCGATTCTTGGAAAACGAAAGAAACGGTTGTCGGCAGACCAATGGCTTGCCGTCCTGTTTATATCCCCGTCCGTTGTTTGTATTGCCGTGTTCGTATACGGATTTATCGGATGGACGGGATATGTGTCCTTAAGCAACTGGAACACGATCGTCCCCGATTTTTCCTTCGCCGGATTGGAAAATTATCGGTTTTTGTTTCAGGATTTCCGCTTCCAGGCGGATTTGCGGAACACCCTTTTCTTCTCCGTTTTCTTTATCGGACTCGTTATTGTGATGGGCTTGGGTTTGGGCATTTTGCTGGATCAAAAAATGGTGCGGGGCGAATCCCTGTTCCGGAATCTCTTCTTTTTTCCGATGGCCTTGTCGTTTGTCGTCACGGGGGTGGTTTGGCAATGGATTTTAAACCCGTCGACCGGAATCAATCTCTTTTTAAAGCCTTTCGGCATCCAGCCGAAATGGTATACGGACACGACGATTTATGCCGGCTTTCCATGGGGAAAGATTGAGTTCGGGGTCCCAGCCGCAATCATTGCCGTGGTCATTGCGGCCGTTTGGCAGATGACCGGTTTTGCCCTGGCGATGTATTTGGCCGGCCTGCGCGGGATTCCCGACGAGCTTCGGGATGCGGCCCGCATCGACGGGTGTTCCGAGTTCCAACTTTACCGGAAAGTCATTATCCCCTTGTTAAAGCCGATTACGGTCAGTGTGATGATCATGATGGCCCATATTTCCTTGAAGATTTTCGATTTGATCTATGCCATGACCGGTCCGGGGGCCAATTTCGTCACCGATGTGCCCGGCGTGTTCATGTTTGAAACGACTTTCCGCGGGAATTATTACGCGAACGGGGCGGCGATCGCCATCATCATGCTGCTTACGGTTGCCGTATTCATCGTTCCCTATTTGCGGCACAGCAGAGGGAGGGAACAATGA
- a CDS encoding carbohydrate ABC transporter permease has product MAVLKRSLIYLVLIVCSIFFFMPVYVMVITSVKPLEEVSLAGMWSLPSKIDFTSYSEAFGKLAPNFLNSVYLVVPATVLSALLGAMNGYVLSKWRFKGSETLFTFMLFGMFIPYQSILIPLIQFLRDIGLYNTIPGLILVHVVYGIPITTLMFRNFYTSIPDEMIESAKIDGAGFIKIFRHIMLPLSVSGFVVVGIWQFTNIWNEFLFAVTITQSDKQPIMVALQNLSGSQIVQWNVQMAGALLAALPTLFVYILLGKYFVRGLLAGSVKG; this is encoded by the coding sequence ATGGCTGTTCTGAAACGTTCCCTGATTTATCTTGTCCTCATCGTGTGCAGTATTTTCTTTTTCATGCCGGTATACGTGATGGTGATAACCAGCGTAAAGCCCCTTGAAGAAGTTTCGCTGGCCGGGATGTGGTCATTGCCGTCAAAGATCGATTTCACCAGTTACAGCGAAGCCTTTGGGAAACTTGCACCGAACTTTCTCAATTCCGTGTATCTGGTTGTCCCGGCCACGGTCCTTTCGGCGCTCCTCGGGGCGATGAACGGTTACGTCCTGTCCAAATGGCGGTTTAAAGGGTCGGAAACCTTGTTTACGTTTATGCTGTTTGGAATGTTTATTCCCTATCAGAGCATTTTGATTCCCTTGATCCAGTTTTTACGGGATATCGGGCTTTACAACACCATTCCCGGACTGATCCTTGTGCACGTCGTTTACGGGATTCCCATAACCACGCTCATGTTTCGCAATTTTTACACCAGTATCCCGGATGAGATGATCGAATCGGCGAAAATCGACGGCGCCGGATTCATAAAGATTTTCCGTCACATCATGCTGCCTTTATCCGTTTCCGGTTTTGTCGTCGTCGGGATCTGGCAGTTTACGAACATATGGAACGAGTTTTTGTTTGCCGTCACCATTACCCAATCGGATAAGCAGCCGATCATGGTTGCCCTGCAAAATTTGTCGGGCAGCCAAATCGTCCAATGGAACGTGCAAATGGCCGGGGCATTGCTTGCCGCCTTGCCGACGCTGTTTGTATACATCCTTTTGGGCAAATATTTTGTTCGCGGATTATTGGCGGGATCGGTAAAAGGATGA